A genomic region of Raphanus sativus cultivar WK10039 unplaced genomic scaffold, ASM80110v3 Scaffold2630, whole genome shotgun sequence contains the following coding sequences:
- the LOC108832435 gene encoding uncharacterized protein LOC108832435 encodes MQGEVQLQPMGSQKRNDPALSLRMSPSSSSSSSSSSSSSSSSSSAAGSSVEIKAEDSAPSPICRICRKNDRSDIVGNELISPCMCRGTRQFVHRSCFDCWRWVKKGFSSSHCPICKAQFHFRVDLCHRIDSWRIKFALMSNRDLLLLFLAVQPVSLLSLSYLDLVLFRLTSSHC; translated from the coding sequence ATGCAAGGTGAAGTACAATTGCAGCCGATGGGTTCGCAGAAACGGAATGATCCCGCTCTTTCGCTGAGAatgtctccttcttcttcttcttcttcttcttcttcttcttcttcttcttcttcttcttcttccgcgGCAGGAAGTTCCGTGGAGATAAAGGCTGAAGATTCTGCTCCATCTCCTATCTGTCGTATCTGTCGGAAAAATGATAGGAGTGATATAGTTGGGAATGAACTGATATCCCCGTGTATGTGCAGAGGTACTCGGCAGTTCGTGCATCGCTCGTGTTTCGATTGTTGGCGATGGGTCAAGAAAGGGTTTTCTTCCTCTCACTGCCCCATCTGCAAAGCTCAGTTTCACTTCCGTGTCGATCTCTGTCATCGTATCGACTCCTGGCGGATAAAATTCGCGCTCATGTCCAACAGGGATTTGCTCTTGTTGTTCTTAGCTGTGCAGCCTGTgagtcttctctctctctcatatcTTGACCTGGTTCTGTTTCGCTTGACTTCGTCCCATTGTTGA
- the LOC108832438 gene encoding uncharacterized protein LOC108832438, with protein sequence MTTPRSPATDFFGISKTACKAYKSIVKNLHPLSSHRKTDSHSDNDSTIHQKYLEEKFAEEDDLIAARRGLRLQSMDDSSVYKRRSSLLSKSSSRRSHTPQARPTYLSSASSNRRSAFSRTTSRRDDGGSSHGGGGRGFSHGLKSRPVSNNASPMTSPFTSPRGKDQTLGDLFGSAQGLTSPTTSTPSSPKTISKSRSKRDKDSTAFSKSTSTRRAGGSMGKSVSRRSTTPIVFSQSTQPKKPPAVEKKLECTLEELCHGGVKNIKITRDIITDEGLIRKQEETLKVNIKPGWKKGTKITFEGVGNEKPGYLPEDITFVVEEKRHPLFKRRGDDLEIAVEIPLVKALTGCKLSVPLLSGESMSVSVGEVIFHGFEKAIKGQGLPNAKEEGKRGDLRITFLVNFPKKLSEEQRSIAYEVLKDCSWA encoded by the exons ATGACAACTCCACGATCGCCGGCGACAGATTTCTTCGGAATATCAAAGACAGCATGCAAAGCATACAAATCCATCGTCAAAAATTTGCATCCTCTCTCTTCTCATCGCAAAACCGACTCTCACTCCGACAACGATTCC acAATCCACCAGAAATATCTAGAGGAGAAATTCGCGGAGGAGGATGATCTCATCGCTGCTCGGAGAGGTCTCCGTTTACAGAGCATGGACGATAGCTCCGTCTACAAACGTCGCTCTTCTCTCCTCTCGAAATCCAGCAGCCGCCGCAGCCACACGCCGCAAGCTCGACCGACCTACCTCTCCTCCGCCTCTTCCAACCGCCGCTCCGCTTTCTCCAGAACCACCAGCCGCAGAGACGACGGCGGAAGCAGCCACGGCGGAGGAGGCCGCGGATTCTCCCACGGCCTCAAATCTCGCCCCGTCTCCAACAACGCGAGCCCGATGACGTCGCCGTTCACGAGCCCGAGAGGGAAAGATCAGACCCTGGGCGATCTGTTCGGGTCCGCGCAGGGACTGACGTCTCCTACGACCTCTACCCCGTCTTCTCCCAAAACCATTTCAAAGAGCCGTAGCAAGAGAGATAAAGACAGCACGGCGTTTTCGAAGAGCACGAGCACGAGACGTGCGGGTGGATCGATGGGGAAGAGCGTGAGCAGGAGGAGCACGACGCCGATAGTTTTCTCGCAGTCGACACAGCCGAAAAAGCCGCCTGCTGTGGAGAAAAAGCTCGAGTGTACGTTGGAAGAGCTCTGCCATGGAGGAGTCAAGAACATCAAGATCACTAGGGACATCATAACCGATGAAGG GTTGATTaggaaacaagaagaaacgTTGAAAGTGAACATCAAACCAGGATGGAAGAAAGGGACCAAGATCACATTCGAAGGAGTAGGTAACGAGAAACCAGGGTACCTCCCTGAAGACATCACATTCGTGGTTGAAGAGAAGAGACATCCTCTGTTCAAAAGACGCGGTGATGATTTAGAGATTGCGGTGGAGATTCCACTGGTAAAGGCCTTAACGGGATGTAAACTCTCGGTGCCTTTGTTGAGTGGTGAGTCAATGTCGGTATCCGTAGGAGAAGTGATCTTTCATGGGTTTGAGAAGGCTATTAAAGGTCAAGGTTTGCCTAATGCTAAAGAAGAAGGTAAACGAGGTGACTTGAGGATCACGTTTCTAGTGAATTTTCCTAAAAAGTTGAGCGAAGAACAACGATCTATCGCATATGAGGTCTTGAAAGATTGTTCTTGGGCTTAA